The Ictalurus punctatus breed USDA103 chromosome 15, Coco_2.0, whole genome shotgun sequence DNA window acattccaaccttggcaaaccatgtcttcatggacctcactttgtgcacaggcacattttcatgctggaacaggtctgaGCCCCTTAGtaccagtgaagggaaactgtattgctccagcatacaaagacattctatacaattgtgtgcttccaactttgtagtAACAGAAGGcacacatatgagtgtgatggtcagatgtccacccACCTTTGctcatatactgtagtatacaTTTATTGGCATGAATGTTACAACAGTTACAGTCTTGTCAAAGCATGCCTCTCAtgattactctctctctctctctctctctctctctctctctctctctctctctctctcacttcaggtatatatattattttggtgGACTTCTATCAGGGGCCATAAAGATGAACAGCAGTCCTCTTTTCCTCCATCAGGTCCTTATTCCCACCATCCCCACGTTTCATGCTGATGGAGGTGAGTGGATGACCTCATCCTTAGCTTGATGTGGGTATCATGTTGATGGGAATGCTTTAGCGCTGGTGTGCGTAATTGTGTGTTCGCAATGAGAGTTAACACTGGTTTGTCAGTAACCACTCCTCGTGAAAACGCATACATACAAACAgagcatgtttgtttttaatctgttgcTGTGGAGGAGAGGGTCTTGGAAGCATTTAACACATTCCACCATCAATCTACCTTGATCTCAGTGTTTATCTCTCACTATCTTGTGGGTCTTTTGTTTGTTCCACTGTCCACAGGTTACTTGCCCTTCTTGAAGATCTATCAGTCCATGCAGCTGGTCTACACCTCAGGCATATAGTGAGTTATGTTCAAAGTAGGCATTTTATTCTTAACTGAATCACCAGCTTATGTAGCTAAAGgttcctgtgtctgtgtgttctgcAGTGATTTGCAGGGTTCATCAGGCAGAAAGCTGTGTGTGACCATTGAGCCTGCTCTATTGTTGAAAGGAGATATTATGGTGCGTAGAGCTGTCCATCAAACTCAGCATAACATAATTGCTGCCACCTCCTCTCAGTTTAAACCATTAACAAACACCACAACTTACTATACTCTCCCCCTAATTCTCTATAGGTGAAGTGCTATCACAGACGACTTCAGGCCACTGAGAGGGACACGGTGTTCCGACTCCAGTTTCACACCTGCACAATCCATGGAGCACAGCTCTGGTTCGGGAAAGGAGAACTTGATGAAGCTTGCTCAGGTACACCACCCTTAAAGTCCGCCATCCTGAACACTCCTCTATACTAATTTTCCTAGCCTATTATGCTGTTTCACTGTTTGACTGTAAAGTTTCATGTTTCATCCTGATTGAGACAATGCCAAACCTTGTCAAGAATATTGTTTTGGCAGATCCCCAGGGGAACTGTTTTAACTCAAATATAATTAGTTTTGATATCTGCCGATAATCCGTTGTATCCCCAGTTGAGAGAATTCATAAGATCTACTCTCCAGATCTACTCTCAATGGATAACACCTGCCTACCACAGCTGGCTACTTGAGATGACATGCTCTCTATACGTTCTCTCCTGGCTTTGTAGCAGGACTGTGGAATAAACTTCAGCTGCTTGTCCGTTATACTAATCTCATAATGTAACATACAGTATTTGTCTGATCATTTATAGTGTAATGAAGCACTGATGATGAAGGcttatacagtggatataaaaagtctacacacccctgttaaaatagcaggtttttgtgatctaaaaaaagaaaggataaatcatgtcagaaccttttctccacctttattgtgaaattttcacctattaattaaagtgaaaaacaagaaGAGTCGTTttcattttttgggggggatgaaaaataaaaaaaattacaataacctggttgcataagtgtgcacacccttttataattgggaatgtggctgtgttcaTACTCATTAAACGTCATGTTAAATACTAGttagtatacacctgccatcaattaatgtgactgattaaccccaaataaagtacagccGTTCATCTTCTTGGTAACGTCCGACTGGAAAAGCCATGGgccgcaaagagcttacaacgcaggtacgggatctcattgttgaaaaatgATCAATCGGGAGAGGGTTTAAAAAATTTCCAAGGCATTATATATACCATGGAACATTGTAAAGacaatcaacaagtggagaaaatatggcacgaCTGTGACACATctaagaacaggacatccctataaaattgatgagaagatcagcaGAATAGAGCAGAACAGGCTGCcagaggcctacagcaacataaaataatttttttacaaaaaaaaattacaaatatcccaaaaacatgtggaataatgtgttatggtctgatgagaccaaagtttaACTTTTTGGTCATAATAGCAAAAAACATGTTTAGcgcaaaaaacacagcacatcaccaaaagaaaaTCCATCCCCATgaggaagcatggtggtggtatcatcatacatcatactttgagcttctgctaaaacacttaagatgaagaggaacttcacctttcagcatgacaacgccccgaagcaaacctccagatcaacaaaggaatggcttcaccaaaacatgTTCAAGGTTTAGGAATAgcccagccagagtccagatCTAAGtccaatcaaaaatctgtgGGATGACCTGAAGAGAGCTATGCACAGGAGATGCTCAGCCAATTTGACAGCTTTAAGTTGCGACGTGCCAGACTGATGActtttaatgataaataatgagtctttattgatcacatatacactgcagcacagtgaaattcttttcttcgcatacctcaggaagctggggtaggagtgcagggtcagctatgatacagtgcccctggagcagagagggttaagggccttactcaagggcccaacaatggcgcattggcagtgctggggcttgaacccccgaccttccgatcagtaacccagagccttaattgttcatttttatttttatttttcccccctaaaatgattcttattgtttttcactttaatcaATAGGTTagaatttcacaataaaggtacaaaaggttcagacatgatttatcttggtttcttttttttttagacctcaaaaacctgccattttaacaaggGTGTAGATGTTTTATATTCACTGTAGAAAAGATCTTTTAGctttttctcctgtttttaaagtgaatttttaaatatatcatTGGTCTCTGTAGATGACCGATTTCCCCCTGATGCCACAGTGGAATTTGTGTTTTCTTCTGGACCAGAGAAAATTAAAGGTActtttttcatattaaaattCTGCAAAATTGTAATGTTTTTCaagaaatattttatacaaGTTTGCAGGGCTTTGTTTTTGTGCTATTTGTTAATGTCACAAAACCCACCACCCATTGTATAGGGGACAGAATGTGCCTGCAATGGTGCTTCAGAAATTCAAATATACTAATAATGCAGTGATCCTGTATTCAACACACAAAATAATTATGCTAAAATATTTAGCACATATGTTAAAATAGTCATTTGGTTATAGTTGTACAAGATATTTTTAAACGTGTGAGTGGATGCACATCTGTGGAAGATGTGTACATTATTGGACTAAATCGTATTGTTggaaaaagtcatttttaaatactttgaAACATCATCAGAGTGTGGAAATTCAGTTATACTATAAATTTACGGTGTATAAAGTGATTCTATATATGGTTTAGGACGAGAATACCAGCGGAATGACCCAGCAGTCACAGTTGACTATAATACAGCTGATCAAGTAGTGCGTTGGGATTCTTATGACAACTTGAACCAAAGACATGAAGACAGTCAAGACGGTACAAAAAACCCTATATTTTGACTTtgatgtgcttttttaaaaagttgttaTGGTTAGATTTTGTTCTTACTAAGTCTTAAGATCAGTTATATTGTCATGCTTTAGATATTGCACACACTCGAGGACCTCTGGATGGCAGTCTATATGCTCAGGTGAAGAAGCGACGTGCTGCTTGCTCTTCCTCCTTTCTATCCACTAATGGTAGTCCAGGGCAAATCTCTGATGAGAGACAAGGTCATCTCCTGTCACACAGCACCGACTCCGGGCATTCATCAGTTCCACTTGATCGCCTTGAAGATTCACCCAGACGGCCACCACCTACTCCGCAAGAGCGGGAGGAGCTGGAACGGCTTCTTGGAGGAATTGAGGGTGGGAGGACTTGCAGAGATCGTGAACGGGAGACAGCAATTTTGGACGATGGCGACTCACTCTCACCAGAAAATACTGGGTCGCTGCTTTTGGCTCGTTCGTGTTCCTGCCGCATGGGCTACAGATCACAGCGTTGCTCTGAACTCCATCACTTGCCCAATGGCTACTGCCTGGACCACTCAGCTCCCAGCAACAACCACACAGGAGTACCTTCGCCAAACATACTAGGGCTGTGCCGGCACCACGGAGTTCACACACACCAGGCACTCCCACCTCCAGACCTGCTGTGGGACCGACAGCAAGGTTCTCAGCACTATCTGCATGGTCCTTCTAGGCATGTTTGCCCTTATCCATCCCAGGAACTCTGCCCTCACCCTCACACACTTTCCCCTAGTGGACGACTGCTGTGCAGGTCAGAGGAATTCCTCCCCTACACCCAGCCACAACAAAACCACCCGCACAACCCAAAAGCAGCTGGACCCTATCATGACGTGATGCTTGTAGATGGCCTCCTACCACCCCCTAGCTGCCCATGCCGTGATTGCTGCTTGAGACGAGAGGACTTTCACACTTTACGGCTTGACAGAGGTGAAGGATTGCACTGGGAAAGGGAAGAGCTCCCTCGAGACAGTGGCTTAAGGGGAAGCAGAGGATCCGAGGCTCCAAGACGGACAGAACTGCACTGGGAACGAGATGCAGGGTTAAGACAGGGTAGAGAGGTCTCACTCCATTGGGACAGGGACAGAGAAGCAGAGCTACAATGGGAGAGAGAACGAGAAGCTGAGTACTGGCACAGAAGAACTGCCTTGTCACCATATGGCCCCCCAGGTCACGAGCCTGCTTTCACCTTTGACCCACTTCCGCAGGGTCACCCAGCATTTCCAGAACCCTCGAGATCACACAGTCATGCCCACCTGGATATCAAGTACAGCAGTGGCTCCAGCAGCTACCAGACATCTCACCCGATGTGCCCCTGCTCACCCTACCAGCCCTCGCCTTCTGAGAGCCGTGGCTATGCTTCAGGTTATCAGTCAGACTCCACTTCTCCACTGCCTCCCAACTACACCTCTTGCTACAGCCATTCAGACCCCCACCAGCAGCACTACACCTCCAGCACACACTCAGGTCAGATGCCACAAACATGATCAAAGCATTTCATtagaatatttatttgaaacaaATAGGGTGTTTCATCCAGTTTGGTGATAGTGTTCATGTGCCAGAGCCAGTTTAACTTAATTTTAAACAAATCCAATGATAGTatccaaaatgtaaaaagtgttgcttttcttttctgaataTCATCATAACATTTACCCAGTTGAAGACACATCTGAAAGCTATGTTTAGGAGTCTAGGCTCAAGGCTTTCTGCCTTTTGATCAGATGGTTCTGGGATTCCAGGTGAAAATGTAGGATGGCGGGACCATATAACCCATGCTTCCTTGAGACGGCTGCATCGTGAAGCACATGGACCATGCTCCACCCCCTCTGATATGTCTGGACCACCCACTCCAGTCCACACCAGCAGCCCATTGCATACACAAGAGAGGTGACTGAGCTTTTGGTTGAGAATGTACATAGAggataaattaaataaacattcaatTAATTATACTGGTAATAGTAATAACATCAATGGAACTGTAGTTCTTAGACTGATTATGATAGTAGTTTTACAAACACCCAAAGGAGATTATATAAAACCACTAATTTTCCTTCATCTAACATGACATTATTTCCAGCCCCAGTCTGAGCGTACGGGATCAGGAAGCATCAGAGATGAGCACAGACAGCACTGCACACCAGGAGAGAATGAACCCAGCTCTCCAGCAAAATCTCTCAAAATCTGGACCAGACCCTCATCGAGTTGGAAGTCCATCCACAGAGCCCCCTAAGTCATGCACATTGATATCAGAGAAGCACTGCACCCTTCCTCAGCAGCTCTCTACACATTCCCCTTCTCCTCAGCAACTCCCACCACATTCTTCCATTTCTCCTCAACAAATCTCTACACATTGCTTGTCTTCTTCTCAGCAGCTCTCCTCACATTCCTCATCTCCTCAGCAGCTCTCCCCACATTCCTCAACTCCTCAGCAGCTCTCCCCACATTCATCCTCACCTCCTCATCAGAACTCTACACATTGCTCCCCTTCTAGtcaaaactccacacactgcCCACCTCCTCAACAGCGCTCCACACATTATCCACCTCCTCAACAGAGCTCCACACATTACCCAGCTCCTCAACAGAGCTCCCCACACTGCCCATCTCCTCAACAGAGCTCCACACACTGCCCAGCTCCTCAACAGAGCTCCACACAATGCCCAGCTCCTCAACAGAGCTCCCCACACTGCCCAGCTCCTCAACAGAGCTCCCCACACTGCCCAGCTCCTCAACAGAGCTCCCCACACTGCCCAGCTCCTCAACAGGGTGCCACACATTCTGCCCCCGTAATACCCACAGCCAACAGTCACCCACAAGCCCCAGTGCCATCTATTCATTCTGCCCCAGCATCTCCTACTAAGGCAAATCAACAACAAAGCACCAGCCAGCCAATCAAGGAAGGCAGTCTGCCCATCTCAGCTTCTCAGCCAGTCCAAAATGAGACGGTTCTACACTCTGTTCCTCCTCATTCACTGCAGCACATTCACCAAATACAAATATCAGAGTCTGTTTCAGCCCAGCCTCACAGCAATGGAGTGCCATCAATTTCTGATCCAGAGACTCCAAATTTATCTCCTGCTCCTGTTTCACCTCAGCCACCACTGGGCAGCCTAAATGGCTCTTCCTCCCCTGAACCCCCTGTGCCAGGCTTTGCCACTCTAGGCAGGAAACTGATGTTGGATACAGGATTCACATCATCTGGAGATCCTGATCCTAGTTGCAGTGCCTCTGATTCTTACTTGACTTCCACCTTGGCCCTCTCTTCAACGACTTACCCACCTTCTGACAGCACTGCTACCCAGCCTCCTTTGCCAGAGAAAAGACGCCAGGGTACCCTGCCAGGCTCACCCAATGGGAGGTCAGGCTCTCTAAGAGCATCCACAAGTCATTCTCCCTCTGGCCAACACCATGTTACCTTCTCACCATTGGTAGGAGCGGTGACAGTATCTGGTGGGCAGAACGAAGGGCCAGCAGAGGGTGAAACGGGCAGCAGGGTCAGTGTGAAGTTTGTGCAGGACAGCTCCCGTTTCTGGTATAAGCCTGGAATCTCCCGAGAACAAGGTTAGTTAGATGGTGCAATACATCAGAGGACTTCCCATAGTTTTTACAGCTGTAACTGAGCCAATGCATTTAGCCCAAACAACTCCAGGACAAATGTACTTGTATTTCATTCAAATTACTCATATTTCTTTACACAACAAAATGAATAGTTGTATGAAGATatgtatttaaataacattgtttttttatttgctgtttgATGGTTCATGCAAAAGTGaaccaaaaatatttttggaatTTCCACTCTACCGCTGTTTTTTGTTAGCAAAGGTTAAATGTTCAGAACATCTGTCTTAAACACTGAAGTTTCAAGTTTGTTATCTCTTGTTCTCTTTCCTCCATCTACAGCCATTGCAGCTCTGAAGGAAAAAGAGCCCGGTGAGTTCATCATCAGGGATAGCAACTCCTTCCAGGGGGCCTATGGTTTGGCCCTCAAAGTGGCCTCACCACCTGCCAACATCAGCAACAATTCCTGCAAAGGTACAGCATTATATGAGTGTTCAGTGCAGGCACTTCCTCATCTaaacattttccccattcactTGCATAGCTGCCCTTCCACAGGAAACCCTTAAATCTGAACATGAAGTACTTCAGCAGAGCTAAAAATACAGGAagaattgaaatagttcaactaTGTATGAAGAACCAGACATAGATAGATCTGTTAAAGTGTTCACTGCTGGAGGACTCATGTGGATTAGTCTTAATTTTGTGTACATCTGGCCATTTGCAAGTGAAGCTCTAGGTTTGTCTCTAGCACCCCCCAGTGGACATTTGTTTTGGTCTGCTCAATGCACGATCGCATTTTAAATCATGGCAAAGTTACCTttcagcaaaagaaaaaaagccctGCACAGATCCATGTATTTCAAATGGaactacagttgcaatcaaaatttttcaacccccattgaaaatcaggtttattgtcaaaatttacagactttcagctgtttgcaatgaacaaatcaaacaaaagcaatcaaaatagttcaacacaacgaacgcttcaagtggtttccccaaattcaactgaaaatgcaacttataatgacttctccagtttcaaaattattcaaccccttcatggcaagcatctttagtacttagtagagcacccttttgctattatgacctgctgcaaacaagatgcatagcttctggaagtgttcctgaggaatcttagcccattcctcatgagcaatggcttctagttcagtaatattcttgggtttgtgtgctgcaaccgccttcttcaaatcccaccagagattttctatggggttcaagtcgggtgactgtgatggccctgtagaatcttctaggacttcttctgcaatcAAGCCTTtttggaatttgaggtatgcttgggatcattgccCTGTTGGAAGGTTCAAcaacacccaagcttcagctttctcacagacggcatgacgttttctcctaggatttcctgatacttcaatgaatccattttGACTTCCACACattgcaggtttccagtgccagaggatacaaagcagccccagagcatcaccgagccaccaccatgcttgactgtgggcagagtgttctttcttcattcttcttccttcagacataccgctgatccatcatgccaaaaagttccagttttgtttcatcgctccacagaacaaaatcccaaaacttctgtggcttatttatatgattttgagctgaattttcttgtgtttttgggtcagtagtggtgtacatcttgggagttctggcatggaaatctTCTGTGTTTAGTGTAGGTCTTACTGTGTTCaatgaaacctcagtgcctgttgccaccaagtcttgctgcaggtcttttgcagtcacttgagaGTTTTTCATAATCTGCCTTTTCACAAATCTGgctgcagccattgatagcttcctttttctgccccgtccaggtatttcataaattttctgcccctagccagttcaggtatttcatgtgttctagCTCAAAGCAGGTGTCTTTGAGGtagaacacatgaaatacctgaagtAGCTAGGGtcagaaaatacatgaaatacctgaactggctaggggcaacTTCATtactgcaactaatgaagcccttgattaattGCATTAAGTGTGCTTGAGACagcacctgttttgcatatttgtgctgtgagggattctattcagggggttgaataattttgaaactggagaaatcatgataagttgcattttcagttgaatttggggaaaccacttcaAGCTTTCGTTGTATTTCGTtgtaactatttcaattgcttttgtttgacttgttcattgcaaacagctgaaagtctgtaaattttgacaataaacctgatttgcagtgggggttgaataattttgagtgCAACTGTATGAAGAACTGATGCTACCACCTGtatgtctataaaaaaaaaaaattaaaaaaaaaccagaacattgcatttctatatttatattgtgtttCTGAGCAGTTGGAGATCCCATGGAACAGCTGGTGAGACATTTCCTAATTGAGACTGGGCCACGAGGGGTGAAAATCAAAGGCTGTCAAAATGAACCCCACTTTGGTAAGCAACATAGCATAACAAAGCATCTGAAAACAGCTGAACAAACGCAACACTGATTAACATCCTCGGAATTTGAACAACTTCAGGACTGTGTCACCCTCTGTATTTTGCTTACAATATTCATTATCAACGTATTGTATTTCATCACAGTTTACAATCTGCTCAcgatattatattaaattatattcacTAGTGCGTTTTATTGGGTGGTATTTTAATCAAAAAGGTAAACCTTGATCATACATGGCCTTGTGTTAAAATACACCTTAATTTTGTGGACATGAAACATTTGTTTACCCAGAAACGCTGCTGGTTTCTCAgcttaaataaaacacttctgggcTTTAACTCTGGATAGTTTGTGTGTTGAATCAATAGATATCAAACTTAACATAAGTTAAACCATATGAACTTGAAAAATATCAGGTAGTCTTGAATTGGAGTGACaattcagtgttgtgttttgttttaattaaaagaatAACTTTTGATTTCATAGCTACAGCATGTGAGAATATAGGAGTTGTGAGTCTTTCTGTCTGGTGACAGTCTGCTGTGTGTTAAATGGTATAATATCCGCAATAAagtctgtgtatatgtatatcacAGGGAGTCTATCAGCGCTGGTGTATCAGCATTCCATTACACCCATCTCTCTGCCCTGTGCTCTCCGCATCCCTGACAAGGGTAAACACTTGCAGCACACATTTATGAGGTTTGATGGAACTGCCAAACATCACAAAATATCGGCAGTAGGAATGCCATATAAACACTGCAAAATACCAACCACAGCATATGCTGAAGTCCAACTAACAATATGACACATGTTGAAATGTGTGTGCGTTTAAGTACAAGTCATTCCCAGTCTTTGGAGAGTTTAATGGTTTGTTGGAGTAAAGAAATAATAGTATTAAAAATCTAACCTTgatgttttctttgtgtgtgcctctctctcttttagaTCCCATAACAGAGAGCCTGGAAGTGCAGCCAGTCAGCAACATGAGCACAGCAGCAGACTTACTGAAACAGGGAGCAGGTGAGCACCCTCACATCTTCACCTCTTCTTACTTCTCGTTTCCACCTTAATATTATTCTTTCTCTTCATATTCATCCTCTTATTTTCTTTAGATCATTCCCTTTTCATTCACTTCTAAGTCCTTCTTCTTCCCTAATTCTTACTTCTTTCTTGTACCCACAAACTCACACTTGACGATGGAGCAAACACTTAccagaagctttttttttttttttctcttctcattGGTCCTCCATTTGTCACTCTTCTTTCCTCTCATAAGagtcttttcttctttttgtgagacattttctttccttcaccAGTTCTCATACTTGGTGTTAATCTCTCCTCAGCATGTAATGTGCTGTACCTGAACTCGGTTGAGACTGAGTCTCTGACAGGACCGCAGGCAGTAGCAAAAGCCACAGgcgtgatgatgtcactaagCCCTCGGCCCTCTGCCACCGTAGTGCACTTCAAAGTGTCGACACAGGGCATCACTCTGACCGACAGTCAGCGCCGGTACACCTGCCTATTTCACAGTTGCTTTTCATTCCACACATTTGTTGTTATTAGTTAATTTTTTGTTTCTGACTCATGCTGTTTTCCAGGGTGTTCTTCAGGAGGCACTACCCCATTAACAGCGTGACGTTTAGCAGCGTAGATCCACAGGACAGGAGGTGAGTCTACAGTATGCTGAACACACTGCTCATGCTCTCACCCACATCATTActgttagtgttaatgtagGGGACTGGAAGTGTTCTAGACTGTGGCGAAGTGTTGTGTCCTTTGcgataaatgtatttattgtgatttatattatttatatacttgAACTATTTTCTGGTCATTCATTGTATAGTCAGTTTAACTTATCGTATGCGTACATGGAAAGTGCGGCTTTCTAAAACTTGCTTGACTTTcacttttatgatttttgtaTATGAAATTGTATAAACCTCTGGTCTATAATTATAATCTGCCAGGTTATGCATGAACTTTCAGGCTGCTCTGTGTGTCCAGGTTTGAGAGCGTATATCTGTGTAGACGGAATTGCCCAGCTTGTGTTTTGATTCTGTTCCTTTGTAAATGCTCCTGCATGAAGCCGATGTTAACCAGACTCCCATCTCCACCACAGTACAAACTGGAATTACTTACTGATAACCCAGTAGACTTTTAAAGATCAGGTCCAGcaagtgtatgtgtatgaatatatgtgtgtgtgtgagacagatggcATGTTTGTGTAGTTGCCTGCAGCtttgtgtgcgcacgtgtgtttCTGAGTGTTTGTCTCCGTCTTCCTCTGCTCTAGGTGGACTAACTCAGACAGCACAACGTCTAAGTAAGTGCTCAGTGtgtacgtctctctctctctctctctctctgagtgttTTGCTCATGCGCTTGGCATCTTTTATGTTCATCTTTCCCCCTTTTGTTCTTCCGAGTTTAAATTTCAGTAACACGTGGCTCATCTTCCAAAATGACTGGATTTTATGCTTTGTTTCAAGTGACATTACTAGCAGTTTGCAAATGACTGTCagcttcagaattattggcattcTTGGTCAAGATGGGTTTATGAAAAAAGGGTTTTTGTGGTTAATTAGTTTAAACTCGCACCAAAAATATGACCCGTTTAAGCTTTGATTGAAAATATTCGAAGAACCATTTTAACAAAACCACACACGTTATTGGCACCACTGCATTTAGTACCTTAGTGCTGTTATGATGGTAAAGGGAGGTCgcatttaacaaaacaaacaaaaaaaaaatgggggaaacaattttaaaacactgaaacttAACATTGTTCTCTAATGTTCTGGTGAAACTACTTAGAAGCACACAAGGGAATAAACTGATGACTGGctgtataaatgaatgaataagtgtCCTCATTTATGGAGGTTTCGGTCACCTGTCTCTAATCCGCACTCACACGTCTCTCCATTTACCTTGTAGAGTGTTTGGGTTTGTAGCTAAGAAACCAGGCAGCGTGGCAGAGAACGTGTGTCACCTGTTTGCCGAGCTTGACCCTGACCAGCCTGCCACTGCTATCGTTAACTTCATCAACAAAGTCATGCTGGGGCCACAACAGCGCTAGaggatgagggagggagagagagatgatgatgatgatcaatCCCTCACAAAGAAAGAAGGATAGAGTGACTCATGGTTAAAAAGAGTTACCAAAGCACTGAAAACTAGTCTGTTGTGAAGATGAAGTACTTCAAGACCAAACCAAAGTGAAATGAACTAAACAGTGATACTGACGTATTGAAGGTTTAATAACACACTATTAGAAGTCACAATCATTGAGGTAGGAATATATTGAGCACTGTTGGTTGGTTTTTGTACCATATGAAAAGTATCTTAGCAGACAGTACATGCACTCAAATACCAAATATGTCCACAGCTGACGAGCATTTCATGCTCATCTTTATGCATTTCATTAATCAGCTTTAAGTAGTTAAATAGAGACTAGCTGCTACGCGTGTCCAATCTGGCACACAGTATAAGCGAGTACAGCGGAATGTTTAATAGACGCCGAGTTTTATTGAGAAAGGTGGCATGCGAGAATGCAGTGGGCCGGGCGTGCAGACAGGTGTGGGCGGAGCAGACATACGGTGGTGGTACCAGGGAACAAATGAGTTTATCTGGAGTCAAAAGATTGTTATAGTTTTCAGATAGATCGATGTTTCATTTCGAAATCAAGTTAAATAGACGAAAGAATTAATCAGAATAAGCTTTCAGCTCCTGTTGCAGTACTCAGCAACATGGGTCATGTTATCGCGTCGTAATCAAACTGCCGAGAAAAAtactttcttaaaaaaatactcTAACAGTTTT harbors:
- the tns2a gene encoding tensin-2 isoform X3, giving the protein MGCALCTDCCGDEPEPEVLRGTLNRERTHNRINMRLTKAGKGEPHEFKEKTFKKKRQCGVCKQNIDSLGSFCRVCKTATHKKCESKASTPCIPAPSSDLQRRGTASSRHIQHLGSTKSLTYTKPRSTLPRSISVDRVMDRVMERHYNFDLTYITERIISVFFPPLLDEQRYRLNLKEVAAMLKSKHQDKFLLLNLSERRHDITRLNPKVHDFGWPDLHAPPLDKICSMCKAMETWLNSDPQHVVVLHCKGNKGKTGVIIAAYMHYSKISAGADQALSTLAMRKFCEDKVSPSLQPSQNRYIYYFGGLLSGAIKMNSSPLFLHQVLIPTIPTFHADGGYLPFLKIYQSMQLVYTSGIYDLQGSSGRKLCVTIEPALLLKGDIMVKCYHRRLQATERDTVFRLQFHTCTIHGAQLWFGKGELDEACSDDRFPPDATVEFVFSSGPEKIKGREYQRNDPAVTVDYNTADQVVRWDSYDNLNQRHEDSQDDIAHTRGPLDGSLYAQVKKRRAACSSSFLSTNGSPGQISDERQGHLLSHSTDSGHSSVPLDRLEDSPRRPPPTPQEREELERLLGGIEGGRTCRDRERETAILDDGDSLSPENTGSLLLARSCSCRMGYRSQRCSELHHLPNGYCLDHSAPSNNHTGVPSPNILGLCRHHGVHTHQALPPPDLLWDRQQGSQHYLHGPSRHVCPYPSQELCPHPHTLSPSGRLLCRSEEFLPYTQPQQNHPHNPKAAGPYHDVMLVDGLLPPPSCPCRDCCLRREDFHTLRLDRGEGLHWEREELPRDSGLRGSRGSEAPRRTELHWERDAGLRQGREVSLHWDRDREAELQWEREREAEYWHRRTALSPYGPPGHEPAFTFDPLPQGHPAFPEPSRSHSHAHLDIKYSSGSSSYQTSHPMCPCSPYQPSPSESRGYASGYQSDSTSPLPPNYTSCYSHSDPHQQHYTSSTHSGENVGWRDHITHASLRRLHREAHGPCSTPSDMSGPPTPVHTSSPLHTQESPSLSVRDQEASEMSTDSTAHQERMNPALQQNLSKSGPDPHRVGSPSTEPPKSCTLISEKHCTLPQQLSTHSPSPQQLPPHSSISPQQISTHCLSSSQQLSSHSSSPQQLSPHSSTPQQLSPHSSSPPHQNSTHCSPSSQNSTHCPPPQQRSTHYPPPQQSSTHYPAPQQSSPHCPSPQQSSTHCPAPQQSSTQCPAPQQSSPHCPAPQQSSPHCPAPQQSSPHCPAPQQGATHSAPVIPTANSHPQAPVPSIHSAPASPTKANQQQSTSQPIKEGSLPISASQPVQNETVLHSVPPHSLQHIHQIQISESVSAQPHSNGVPSISDPETPNLSPAPVSPQPPLGSLNGSSSPEPPVPGFATLGRKLMLDTGFTSSGDPDPSCSASDSYLTSTLALSSTTYPPSDSTATQPPLPEKRRQGTLPGSPNGRSGSLRASTSHSPSGQHHVTFSPLVGAVTVSGGQNEGPAEGETGSRVSVKFVQDSSRFWYKPGISREQAIAALKEKEPGEFIIRDSNSFQGAYGLALKVASPPANISNNSCKVGDPMEQLVRHFLIETGPRGVKIKGCQNEPHFGSLSALVYQHSITPISLPCALRIPDKDPITESLEVQPVSNMSTAADLLKQGAACNVLYLNSVETESLTGPQAVAKATGVMMSLSPRPSATVVHFKVSTQGITLTDSQRRVFFRRHYPINSVTFSSVDPQDRRWTNSDSTTSKVFGFVAKKPGSVAENVCHLFAELDPDQPATAIVNFINKVMLGPQQR